ATCTTCACCTCCCTGCTCGGTGCCGAGCACCGCGCCGACTACGACCTGTCCTCCCTGCGGCTCTCGATCACCGGTGCTGCGGTCGTCCCGGTGGTGCTGATCGAGCGGATGCGAGCCGCCGCCCCTGAGGGTCTCGCGATCGACAACGTCTACACCGCCTTCGGGATGACCGAGGCCGTCGTCGTCACGATGTGCCGCGAGGGTGACGCCGACGACCTGGTCGCGAACACCTGCGGGCGGGCCATCCCCGGAGCCGAGGTCCGGATCGCGACCGTCGGCACGAACGAGGCCGTCCCTGCGGGCGAGGAGGGCGAGCTGCTGGTGCGCGGCGACATCGTCATGCTCGGCTACCTCGACGACCCGGCGGCGACCGCCGAGGCGATCGACGCCGACGGGTGGCTGCACACCGGCGACATCGGCAAGGTCGACGAGGCCGGCAACCTGCGCATCACCGACCGGCTCAAGGACATGTACATCTCCGGTGGTTTCAACGTCTACCCGGCCGAGGTCGAGCAGGCGCTCGCCCGGATGGACGGGGTCGCCGACGTCGCGGTGATCGGCGTACCGGACGAGCGGATGGGTGAGATCGGCAAGGCGATCGTCGTCCGCAGCCCCGGCAGCGGGATCACCGAGGCCGACGTGATCGGGTTCGCCCGCGAGCGCCTGGCCAACTACAAGACCCCCCGCCTCGTCTCCTTCACCGACGCGCTGCCGCGCAACCCGTCGGGCAAGGTGCTCAAGAACGACCTCAGGGAGAACTGATGGATCTGACGCTGTCCGAGTCCGAGCTGGCCTTCCAGGCCGAGGTGCGCTCGTGGCTGGCCGCCAACGTGCCCGCCGAGCCGCTGCCCTCGATGGACACCGAGGCCGGCTGGGCCCTGCACCAGGAGTGGGAGGCCAAGCTCGCTGCCGAACGGCTCTCGGTCGTCTCCTGGCCCCGGGAGGTCGGGGGGCGCGAGGCGTCGCTGATCGAGTGGGTCATCTTCGAGGAGGAGTACTACCGCGCCGGAGCTCCCGGGCGGGTCTCCCAGAACGGCATCTTCCTGCTCGCGCCGATCATCTTCGACCACGGCACCCCCGAGCAGCAGGCGCGCTTCCTGCCGAGCATGGCGACCGGCGAGAAGATCTGGGCCCAGGCCTGGTCCGAGCCCGAAGCGGGCTCCGACCTCGCCTCGATCCGGTCGACCGCCGTCCGCGACGACGAGCGCGGCGGCTGGATCCTCAACGGTCAGAAGACCTGGTCCTCGCGGGCCACCTACGCACACTGGGGCTTCGGCCTGTTCCGCAGCGACCCGGACAGCGCGAAGCACGCGGGCCTGACCTACTACCTGTTCCCGCTCGACGCCGAGGGCATCACCGTCCGCGCGATCGCCCAGCTCGACGGCGAGGCCGGCTTCGCGGAGATCTTCTTCGACGACGTCTTCGTCCCGGACGCCGACGTGCTCGGTGCTCCCGGGGACGGATGGCGGGTCGCGATGAGCACGGCCGGCAACGAGCGCGGTCTCTCGCTGCGCTCCCCCGGTCGGTTCTGCGCCGCGGCCGACCGGCTCGTGGAGCTCTGGAAGCTGAACGGTGCCGACGCCCCGCAGTCGCGCGACGCGGTCGTGGACGCGTGGATCGGTGCGCAGGCCTACCGCCTGTTCACCTGGGGCACGGTCACGCGGCTGGCCGACGGCGGCGAGATGGGCGCGGCCGGCTCCGTCAACAAGGTGTTCTGGAGCGAGCTGGACATCGCGCTGCACGAGACCGGCCTCGACCTGCTCGGCGCCGACGCTGAGCTGCTCGAGACCCCGTGGATGGACGGGTACGTGTTCTCCCTGTCCGGTCCGATCTACGCCGGCACCAACGAGATCCAGCGCAACATCATCGCCGAGCGGATCCTCGGCCTCCCCCGCGAGCCGAAAGGTGCGGCCAAGTGAAGTTCGAGCTGACCGAGGAGCAGACCGGGTTCGCCGAGGCGATCACCGACCTGATGCGCTCCGCCGACTCCGTCGCCGTGGCCCGCTCGTGGGCCGGGGGTGACACGGCCCCCGGGGTGAAGCTGTGGGGCCGGCTGGCCGACCTGGGCCTGACGGCGCTCGTCGCTCCCGAGGAGGACGGCGGCCTCGGTGGCACGCTGGTCGACCTCGTCGTCGCGTTCGAGGTCCTGGGACACGAGCTCGCCGTGGGCCCGTGGATCGAGTCCGCCGCGCTGTCCCCGCAGACCAGCGGCGAGATGGTGACGGCCGCCGCTGCTCCGCTCGCGCCGTACGCCGCGGACGCCCAGGTGGCCCGGCTGCTGTCCGGCACCGCCGGCGCCCAGCACGCCTCCATCGACTCCACCCGGACGCTGACCGAGGTCACCGGCGGCGAGGCGTTCGGGGCCGAGGCGCTGGACCGGGCCGTGCTGGCCGCGGCAGCGCAGCTGGTCGGCGCCGGCGAGCGGGTGCTGGCCGACTCGGTGACCTACGTCAAGCAGCGCAAGCAGTTCGGGCGCGAGATCGGCTCGTACCAGGCGATCAAGCACCAGCTCGCCGACGTCCGGATCGCCCTGGACTTCGCCCGTCCGCTGGTCTTCGGCGCCGCTCTCGGCGAGGTGCCCGTCTCGGCCGCCAAGGTGTACGCCGCCGACGCCGCCTACCTCGCCGCCCGCACGGGTCTGCAGGTGCACGGCGCGATCGGTTACACCGCGGAGTTCGACCTGAGCCTGTGGCTGAACCGGATCCGCGCGCTCGTCACCGCCTGGGGAACCCCGGCGTACCACCGCGGCCGGGTGCTCGAGGCGATCACCGACCAGAAGCAGGCCGGCTGATGCACTTCGCGCGCACCGAGGAGCAGGACGAGCTCGCCGCCGCCGTCCGCGGCATGCTGAGCAAGCGGTCGGACAGCGAAGCCGTCCGTGCGGCCGTCCAGACCGAGACCGGGTACGACGCGGCGCTGTGGTCGGCGCTGGTCGAGCAGATCGGCGTTGCCGCCCTCGCCGTCCCGGAGGAGCACGACGGCTTCGGCGCCTCGCTGGTCGAGACCGCGGTCGTGCTCGAGGTGCTGGGCGAGTTCCTCACCCCTACGCCCCTGCTCGCGACCGCGCTGAGCACGGCCCAGCTGCTGCTGCACGGCTCGGACGAGGACAAGGCCGACCTCCTTCCTCGGCTCGCCGCCGGCGAGGTGCTCCCGTTCGAGCTCGGGGCCGTGGTGCTCGAGCCCACCGAGCGCACCGGGTCGATGGACCAGACGCTGCGGCTCGCGGTGACAGAGCAGGCGGCCGAGACCCCGGACGACGTCCGTGCGATCAGCACCGCCCTGGCGTCCGCTCTGCAGGTCGGCGCGATGCAACGTGCCCTCGACATGACGGTGCAGTACTCCGGCGAGCGGGTGCAGTTCGGGCGTCCCATCGGCTCCTTCCAGGCCCTGAAGCACCGGATGGCCGACATGCTGGTCCTGCTGGAGGCGTCCCGCTCGGCGAGCTGGGGCGCGACCGCGGTGGCCGCGGCGTACGTCGCGGACCCGAGCGAGGAGAACCGCGAACGGCTCATCCGGCTGGCCTCGGTCGCCGGGTCCTACTGCTCCGACGCACTCGACAAGATCGCCTCGGAGGCGGTGCAGCTGCACGGCGGCATCGCGATCACCTGGGAGCACGACGTACAGCTCGTCTTCAAGCGCGCGCACGCACTCTCGCAGCTCAACGGCCCGGCGCACCAGCACCGGGCTCGGGTGGTCTGACTCCTCAGACGGCGGTCCGCGCCGGTTTGAGTCCGGCCACGAGCTCCTCCCGGGCGAAGCGGCGGACGAGGACCGGGATGAAGTCCTGGATCTTGGCCGACGGCTCGATGTCCTGACGCCAGCGCTGGACCACCGCCGCCACCTGCTCGGGGGTGTGGCTGCCGGCGAAGTCCTGGGTGAGGTCCTCGACGACGGAGGTCATCTGCTGCTCGATACCGGGTGCGTTCACGTGCTGCTCCTCAGGGATGTTGAAGAATCACCGAACGCGGCCATTCTGAGCACCTGCAGGTGAACAGGAGGTGAACGGTCGAGTCGAGTCGCGACGGTCGGTCACTCCCCTGAGCCGCGACGCAGCGCCACCGCGGCGGCGAAGCCCAGCGGTGCGGCGATCTGCTGCAGATCGCCGTCGTACTCGGCGACGACGACCTCCTCCATCGACCGGTTCAGGCCGACGCCGTCGGCCTTGAGGATCGCCTCCTTGGAGACCCACAGCGCCACGCGCTCGGCGGTCGTGGTCGCGGTCTCCCCGGGCGCGAGCACCGTGCCTGGCCAGTCGGCCTCGATGGCCGCGACGTCCTCGACGTCGGCCCCGACGGACTCGGCCCCGGGCGCCAGCACGACGAGCAGGTGGCCCCCGGCGCGGGCGATCGAGACCGGGACCTGCTCGCCGGAGTGCACGGCCCACGGGTTGCCGTGGTCGCTACCACCGCACTCGGGGCACAGCCGGCCGCTGCGGACCGGCCCGGGGCCCAGCAGCGCCGTCAGCGCCTGCACGATCACCACGTCCGCGGGCTCGCCGGCGGACGCCCAGGTCACGTCGAAGGGGACGGCGGGGTGCACACCGCGAATCTACCGGTCAGGCGGCTGTCTTCCGGGGACGACCGCGCCCGCGCTTGCTCGCGACCACGGCACCGTCGACGAAGATCTGGCCGCCCCAGACCCCGTGCGGCTCCGCCCGCTCGGTGGCGCCGGCCAGGCACAGGTCGACCACCGGGCAGGAGGCGCAGAGCGCACGGGCCTGGTCGAGGAACGCCGGGCGCTCGGCGAAGAACAGGTCGGGGTGGGTCTGGCAGGGCAGGGAGTCGGTCATCGGTCATCCTTCAGCGTCGCGGTACCTCAACCCTCGGTTCCTGAGGTACCTGCTCGCATCGGGTGAATGCCTTAGATCGACCCTGATCCGACTCAGCGACTGCTGTTCGGTCGACGGCCGCGGACGACCCCGACGAAGTTCTGGGTGTCGACGTCGTCCCGGTCGACCAGCCAGACCAAGTTGACCGGCGACTTCTTCGCGTCCAGCACCGGCCGCGCCGTGACGTCCTTGCGGTGGTGCAACCGGGCCAGGGACATCGGGACCAGCACGTACCCGGTGCCAGCCGCCGCCGTCTCGATCGCCATCGGGAGATCGAGGTCCGGGAACTCCGCGAGGATGTCCAGCTCGTCGGCGAGGTCGCGGAGCTCGAGCTCGTCGAACGCTGCCGCAGCGTGGTCCTTGGCCACGACGGCGACCGCCGTCTCCTTGTACAGGGGGATCTGATGCACCCCGTCGACCTCGGCCCAGCCGCGCATGATCACCATGTCGAGCTCACCGTCGCGGACCAGGCGCTCGGCGTCGTCGACCTCGACCGGCACGAGGGTCAGGTGCTGCGTCTTCGTGCGTCGGTGCAGCTCGACCCAGGCGGTCTCCCACTTGCCCGGGGTCACCCCGGGGACGAAGCCGACCCGCAGGGGATCGCGGCGTGTGATGTGTTCCACGTCGGAACACTAACCGCCTGTCGGATCGGTCATACCGACCGGTAGCAGGCACTGATAACTTCCGCCCTATGCGTTCTGCCAAGGATTTCTTCGCCCCGCTCGCCGTCGGTGCCCCGGCCCCGCTCCGTGAGATCCCGGCTCGCCCGAGCCGCGCGATCCACTTCTTCGACCCGGGCAACGAGAAGATGGCCGCCAAGGTCCCCGACATGGTCGGCACCGTGGACGTCCTGCTCGGCAACCTCGAGGACGCCGTGAAGGCGGAGAACAAAGAGATCTCGCGCGCGGGTCTCGTGAAGGTGGGCCAGACGGTCGACTTCGGTCCGACCCAGTTCTGGACCCGGATCAACTCGCTGGACTCCCCCTGGGTGCTCGATGACCTCACCACCCTCGTTCCGGCGATCGGCGAGAAGCTCGACGTGATCATGGTCCCGAAGGTGCAGGGCGCCGAGGACATCCACTACGTCGACCGGATCCTCGCCCAGCTCGAGGCCAAGGCCGGCATCACCAAGCCGATCCAGGTGCACGCGATCCTGGAGACCGCGCGCGGCGTCGCCAACATCGAGGAGATCTGCGCGGCCAGCCCGCGAATGCAGGGTCTCTCGCTCGGTCCGGCCGACCTGGCGGCTGACCGCCGGATGAAGACCACCCGCGTCGGCGGCGGCCACCCGGGCTACCTGGTGCGCCAGGACCCGGAGCGCGGCGACGACGGCGTCCCGCTCTACGAGGGTGACCGCACCACCTACCAGCAGGACCTCTGGCACTACACGATCGCCCGGATGGTCGACGCCTGCGCGATGCACGGCATCTACCCGTACTACGGCCCGTTCGGCGACATCAAGGACACGGTCGCCTGCGAGGACCAGTTCCGCAACGCCTTCCTCCTCGGCTGCGTCGGTGCCTGGTCCCTGCACCCGGTGCAGATCAAGATCGCCAACAAGGTCTTCTCCCCCAGCGTCGAGGACGTCAAGCACGCCCGTCGCGTCATCGCCGCGATGGGCGACGGCACCGGCGCGGTCATGCTCGACGGGAAGATGGAGGACGACGCCTCGGTCAAGCAGTGCAAGGTGATGGTCGCGCTCGCCGAGGAGCTGGCCGCGATCGACCCCGACCTGAAGACCGCTTACGACGCGATCACGCTGGAGGACTGACATGACCGAGTTCAAGCCC
The DNA window shown above is from Marmoricola sp. OAE513 and carries:
- a CDS encoding acyl-CoA dehydrogenase family protein, which encodes MDLTLSESELAFQAEVRSWLAANVPAEPLPSMDTEAGWALHQEWEAKLAAERLSVVSWPREVGGREASLIEWVIFEEEYYRAGAPGRVSQNGIFLLAPIIFDHGTPEQQARFLPSMATGEKIWAQAWSEPEAGSDLASIRSTAVRDDERGGWILNGQKTWSSRATYAHWGFGLFRSDPDSAKHAGLTYYLFPLDAEGITVRAIAQLDGEAGFAEIFFDDVFVPDADVLGAPGDGWRVAMSTAGNERGLSLRSPGRFCAAADRLVELWKLNGADAPQSRDAVVDAWIGAQAYRLFTWGTVTRLADGGEMGAAGSVNKVFWSELDIALHETGLDLLGADAELLETPWMDGYVFSLSGPIYAGTNEIQRNIIAERILGLPREPKGAAK
- a CDS encoding acyl-CoA dehydrogenase family protein translates to MKFELTEEQTGFAEAITDLMRSADSVAVARSWAGGDTAPGVKLWGRLADLGLTALVAPEEDGGLGGTLVDLVVAFEVLGHELAVGPWIESAALSPQTSGEMVTAAAAPLAPYAADAQVARLLSGTAGAQHASIDSTRTLTEVTGGEAFGAEALDRAVLAAAAQLVGAGERVLADSVTYVKQRKQFGREIGSYQAIKHQLADVRIALDFARPLVFGAALGEVPVSAAKVYAADAAYLAARTGLQVHGAIGYTAEFDLSLWLNRIRALVTAWGTPAYHRGRVLEAITDQKQAG
- a CDS encoding acyl-CoA dehydrogenase family protein; protein product: MHFARTEEQDELAAAVRGMLSKRSDSEAVRAAVQTETGYDAALWSALVEQIGVAALAVPEEHDGFGASLVETAVVLEVLGEFLTPTPLLATALSTAQLLLHGSDEDKADLLPRLAAGEVLPFELGAVVLEPTERTGSMDQTLRLAVTEQAAETPDDVRAISTALASALQVGAMQRALDMTVQYSGERVQFGRPIGSFQALKHRMADMLVLLEASRSASWGATAVAAAYVADPSEENRERLIRLASVAGSYCSDALDKIASEAVQLHGGIAITWEHDVQLVFKRAHALSQLNGPAHQHRARVV
- a CDS encoding three-helix bundle dimerization domain-containing protein; amino-acid sequence: MNAPGIEQQMTSVVEDLTQDFAGSHTPEQVAAVVQRWRQDIEPSAKIQDFIPVLVRRFAREELVAGLKPARTAV
- a CDS encoding WhiB family transcriptional regulator, producing the protein MTDSLPCQTHPDLFFAERPAFLDQARALCASCPVVDLCLAGATERAEPHGVWGGQIFVDGAVVASKRGRGRPRKTAA
- a CDS encoding LysR family transcriptional regulator substrate-binding protein, giving the protein MEHITRRDPLRVGFVPGVTPGKWETAWVELHRRTKTQHLTLVPVEVDDAERLVRDGELDMVIMRGWAEVDGVHQIPLYKETAVAVVAKDHAAAAFDELELRDLADELDILAEFPDLDLPMAIETAAAGTGYVLVPMSLARLHHRKDVTARPVLDAKKSPVNLVWLVDRDDVDTQNFVGVVRGRRPNSSR
- a CDS encoding CoA ester lyase translates to MRSAKDFFAPLAVGAPAPLREIPARPSRAIHFFDPGNEKMAAKVPDMVGTVDVLLGNLEDAVKAENKEISRAGLVKVGQTVDFGPTQFWTRINSLDSPWVLDDLTTLVPAIGEKLDVIMVPKVQGAEDIHYVDRILAQLEAKAGITKPIQVHAILETARGVANIEEICAASPRMQGLSLGPADLAADRRMKTTRVGGGHPGYLVRQDPERGDDGVPLYEGDRTTYQQDLWHYTIARMVDACAMHGIYPYYGPFGDIKDTVACEDQFRNAFLLGCVGAWSLHPVQIKIANKVFSPSVEDVKHARRVIAAMGDGTGAVMLDGKMEDDASVKQCKVMVALAEELAAIDPDLKTAYDAITLED